One window from the genome of Nicotiana sylvestris chromosome 9, ASM39365v2, whole genome shotgun sequence encodes:
- the LOC104222799 gene encoding uncharacterized protein codes for MEKANASKPVMQHPDSDHLSASSSDSSLELSTHPKESLGDLYTKSEPDASLSPSPAISPFPGVSSQTSQWSMMSNSPRAETGNPLFPDAFPQNLEPMKSPPSHSTMDHPPGYDPNRIPKSIFSSKPTTPEWSTASNESLFSIQMGTNSFSTDYSYLLSKSQELNKPEEWKNSPYYASEVKSNDSKNLSSPLPPLIGVSRDNDGKSARASEGPGIEKNVENPKMVSEEKPANNNIKEKTSNVIEEPAATTSNRTDERAVRTDDRAVPPTEATRISSPARTSSPCHSEASGNSSSSFAFPVLVNDGAKSNSLKGATEKVEKPQSQPEFQPEKQPQHKQSESQPKPAEKSWCSCFACWPRCC; via the exons ATGGAGAAAGCGAATGCTAGCAAACCTGTAATGCAGCATCCTGATTCTGATCACTTATCAGCTTCTTCATCTGATTCGTCGCTGGAACTAAGTACTCATCCAAAGGAGTCTCTTGGAGATTTATATACAAAGTCCGAACCAGATGCTTCCCTATCTCCTAGTCCAGCAATCTCACCGTTTCCTGGTGTTTCTTCTCAGACGTCACAGTGGAGTATGATGAGTAATTCTCCGCGTGCTGAAACAGGAAATCCATTATTCCCCGATGCTTTTCCTCAGAATCTTGAGCCAATGAAATCCCCTCCATCACATAGTACTATGGATCATCCTCCAGGTTATGATCCTAATCGTATTCCTAAATCCATTTTTTCGAGCAAGCCTACCACCCCGGAATGGAGCACTGCGTCAAATGAGTCATTATTTAGTATTCAAATGGGAACCAACAGCTTCTCCACAGATTACTCTTACTTGCTATCCAAATCTCAAGAACTCAACAAGCCTGAGGAATGGAAAAATTCTCCATATTATGCATCCGAAGTTAAATCCAATGACAGTAAGAACTTATCTTCCCCCCTTCCCCCTCTTATCGGGGTAAGCAGAGATAACGATGGAAAAAGTGCAAGAGCATCGGAAGGTCCTGGTATAGAGAAGAATGTCGAGAACCCCAAAATGGTCTCTGAGGAAAAACCTGCGAATAATAATATCAAGGAAAAGACAAGTAATGTCATTGAAGAGCCTGCTGCTACCACCTCTAACAGGACTGATGAAAGAGCTGTTAGGACTGATGACAGAGCTGTTCCTCCAACTGAGGCTACTCGTATTTCTTCACCTGCTCGTACATCTTCACCTTGCCACTCCGAGGCGAGTGGAAACAGTAGTAGTTCCTTTGCTTTCCCAGT ACTAGTAAATGATGGTGCGAAAAGCAACTCGCTGAAAGGTGCCACTGAGAAAGTAGAGAAACCTCAATCTCAACCAGAGTTCCAACCAGAAAAGcagccacaacacaagcaatcAGAATCACAGCCTAAACCAGCAGAGAAAAGTTGGTGTTCATGTTTCGCATGTTGGCCTCGCTGTTGTTGA